From the genome of Muricauda sp. SCSIO 64092, one region includes:
- a CDS encoding Rid family detoxifying hydrolase: MKKKYGLIIWIIAVFFGFEPLVGQENTEIIFHKTENPARATAPFSEAVQAGNLFFLAGQIGMDRTVGKLAEGGIQGETEQTIKNIQGVLEFHGLSLDNVVKCTVILSDIKDFKAFNEVYIKYFTKKPARTTYAAAGLAVGAKIEIDVIAVK; encoded by the coding sequence ATGAAGAAAAAATATGGACTGATCATTTGGATCATTGCAGTGTTTTTTGGTTTTGAACCACTTGTGGGACAGGAAAACACGGAAATCATATTTCATAAAACTGAAAATCCGGCCAGGGCCACTGCACCTTTCAGTGAAGCGGTACAGGCGGGAAACCTTTTCTTTTTGGCCGGACAGATTGGAATGGATAGAACCGTGGGCAAACTTGCGGAAGGGGGTATACAGGGTGAAACGGAACAGACCATAAAAAACATTCAAGGGGTTTTGGAATTTCATGGCCTAAGCCTGGATAATGTGGTCAAGTGTACCGTTATTTTAAGTGATATCAAGGATTTTAAGGCCTTTAATGAGGTCTATATAAAATACTTTACCAAGAAGCCCGCACGTACCACCTATGCGGCTGCCGGATTGGCCGTTGGGGCAAAGATCGAGATTGATGTGATTGCGGTGAAGTAA
- a CDS encoding 7-carboxy-7-deazaguanine synthase QueE, which translates to MAKEAVMQLVDEGIMLPLMEEFYTIQGEGYHKGTAAYFIRVGGCDVGCHWCDVKESWDADKHPPTKIDRIIENAAKYSDTIVVTGGEPLTWDMAPLTQGLKSKNLKTHIETSGAYPLTGQWDWICLSPKKLKPPVGDIHSKAHELKVIVYNKSDFAFAETHAQQVGHDCVLYLQPEWSVREKVTPLIVDYVMQNPKWKVSLQTHKYLNIP; encoded by the coding sequence ATGGCAAAAGAAGCGGTGATGCAACTGGTGGATGAGGGGATAATGCTCCCCTTAATGGAAGAGTTTTATACCATACAAGGAGAGGGATACCATAAAGGAACCGCTGCCTATTTCATTCGGGTAGGCGGTTGTGATGTAGGTTGCCATTGGTGTGATGTGAAAGAAAGTTGGGATGCCGATAAACATCCTCCGACCAAGATCGATCGCATAATTGAAAATGCGGCCAAATATTCCGATACCATTGTTGTCACCGGAGGGGAACCCCTTACCTGGGACATGGCCCCATTGACCCAGGGGCTCAAATCAAAAAACCTAAAAACCCATATTGAAACTTCGGGGGCTTATCCTTTGACCGGGCAATGGGACTGGATTTGCCTGTCACCCAAAAAACTGAAACCACCTGTAGGGGACATTCATTCCAAGGCCCACGAGCTTAAGGTCATTGTCTATAACAAAAGTGATTTTGCCTTTGCCGAAACACATGCGCAACAAGTGGGGCATGATTGTGTATTATACTTACAACCGGAGTGGAGTGTGCGGGAGAAGGTAACCCCCTTGATTGTGGATTATGTGATGCAAAATCCCAAATGGAAGGTATCCCTACAGACCCATAAGTATTTGAACATTCCCTAG
- a CDS encoding SDR family NAD(P)-dependent oxidoreductase produces MENPDFKLTNQVVVITGASRGIGRGVSKILAQSGAQVVLCSRSEKELIALEKEIHKENGKASVFPLDLNSVPNIKRTFAEIHKRFGRLDVLINNAGLGYNHAALDVKEEDWDKMMDVNLKGVFFCCQQAAKYMIKSSYGRIINMSSQASLVGIKDHVVYCASKGGVNLLTKTLALEWADKGVTVNGIAPTFTYTPGTAERLDDPDYLAGVLNRIPVGKVASIEDIGAAILYLSSTHSGMVTGTTLVIDGGWTSQ; encoded by the coding sequence ATGGAAAACCCAGATTTTAAGTTAACGAACCAAGTCGTAGTGATAACAGGGGCCAGCAGGGGTATTGGCCGGGGGGTATCAAAAATACTGGCTCAATCCGGTGCCCAGGTGGTGTTATGTTCCAGGAGCGAAAAGGAGTTGATTGCCCTGGAAAAGGAAATCCATAAAGAAAATGGTAAGGCTTCGGTTTTTCCGCTGGACCTCAATTCGGTTCCCAATATCAAAAGGACCTTTGCCGAAATCCATAAGCGCTTTGGACGATTGGATGTTTTGATCAATAATGCAGGTCTCGGTTACAACCATGCAGCCCTGGATGTAAAGGAAGAAGACTGGGATAAAATGATGGACGTTAATCTAAAAGGGGTATTCTTCTGCTGCCAACAAGCAGCAAAATATATGATCAAAAGTTCTTATGGCCGTATTATCAATATGAGTTCGCAAGCGAGCCTTGTGGGAATTAAGGACCATGTAGTATACTGTGCTTCAAAAGGTGGTGTCAATTTATTGACCAAGACTTTGGCCTTGGAATGGGCGGATAAAGGTGTCACGGTAAATGGAATAGCGCCTACGTTCACCTATACCCCTGGAACGGCGGAACGTTTGGATGATCCCGATTACCTGGCAGGTGTATTGAATAGAATCCCTGTGGGAAAAGTAGCCTCGATTGAAGATATTGGAGCGGCAATTCTCTACTTGTCAAGCACCCATTCCGGCATGGTCACAGGGACTACCCTTGTCATTGATGGGGGTTGGACCTCACAATAA
- a CDS encoding WD40/YVTN/BNR-like repeat-containing protein: MKKIILFLFVLLSIQVLPQRKKKSKAQSENKSILGKADLSGLKFRSLGPALTSGRISDLAVNPDNFNEYYVATSSGGVWKTDNAGNTFRPIFDGEGSYSIGCITLDPNNSNIVWVGTGENNNQRSVSYGDGVYRSKDGGKSWEHIGLKTSEHIGKIIVHPDNSDVVYVAAIGPLWSSGGERGLYKTEDGGVTWNAVLTVDQHTGVNDVVMDPRNPDVLYASAFQRRRHVFTYVGGGPGSGIHKSEDGGKTWNKINKGLPSTMLGRIGLAISPANPEYLYAIVEAAQGKGGFYISTNRGASWEKRSDYTTSGNYYQEIIADPVDPNRVYAMNNWMRVTSDGGKTFDYVGEDFKHIDNHVIWINPNNNKHLLSGNDGGIYESWDSGKHWSFKPNLPVTQFYKVAVDNAKPFYNIYGGTQDNFSLGGPSRTVSGNGPNNFDWFITHGGDGFESQVDPENPNIVYAQSQYGNLVRYDKLSGEEKGIQPKERKGENSYRWNWDAPLAVSHHKSGRVYFAANKMFKSDDQGNSWEVISDDLTRNLNRNQLPVMGKIWGVDAVMKNQSTSPYGTIVAFSESPKNENLLYVGTDDGLIQITTDGGTNWRKVGTFPGVPARTYVNAVFASKHDENVVYACFNNHKNGDFKPYVYLSRDKGSTWTSISNNLPERGSTYAIEEDHIDGNLLFVGTEFGVFFSDDQGGEWKQLKGGLPTIAVRDVAIQEEHNDLVLGTFGRGFYVLDDYSSLRNVQKKLNDEATLFGVRDALQFEMSYPLGLPDKAFMGDNFFIGDNLGAEAIFTWYIKEDIKTKADQRKAASKDLVKEGKDDPYPTYEALKNEAQEIDPQLVLTVSDGKGDIVRKLFASPKAGLKRMHWDLRYASQEPINFDKPPFYNPFGGDNKGALVPPGTYTIALSKIVDEVETPLSQPVSFEVVPLNNTVLPATDRQALAEFQQEVNDLSGKVRSVRNSLSELSKELRYMKEAIKRTPTSHIDLMKGWKALDRELSEIRKKINGDRIANRLDMGTPPSVGSRVGYLVYEQSNSTGTPTHTHKSTFAIAKEEFAPVYEQARNLVNTKFDAFRKRLKDVGAPYTPGNIHFLE; encoded by the coding sequence ATGAAAAAAATTATTCTATTTCTGTTTGTTTTACTTTCAATACAGGTGCTTCCACAACGGAAGAAAAAATCTAAAGCACAATCCGAAAACAAATCCATTTTAGGGAAAGCGGATCTGTCCGGTCTAAAATTTAGGAGTCTAGGCCCTGCACTAACTTCAGGTAGAATTTCGGATTTGGCCGTAAATCCAGACAACTTCAACGAATATTATGTTGCCACCTCCTCGGGAGGGGTTTGGAAAACTGACAATGCCGGAAATACCTTTCGACCTATTTTCGACGGAGAAGGAAGCTATTCCATTGGTTGCATTACCCTCGATCCAAACAATTCAAATATCGTTTGGGTAGGTACGGGTGAAAACAACAATCAGCGCAGCGTATCGTACGGAGACGGTGTATACCGATCCAAAGACGGTGGAAAAAGCTGGGAACACATAGGATTGAAGACCTCTGAACATATTGGCAAGATCATTGTGCATCCCGATAACTCCGATGTGGTTTACGTGGCCGCCATTGGCCCATTGTGGAGTTCGGGGGGCGAGCGCGGGCTGTACAAGACAGAAGATGGAGGGGTAACATGGAATGCCGTTTTAACCGTTGATCAACATACCGGGGTAAACGATGTGGTGATGGACCCACGAAATCCCGATGTTTTGTATGCAAGTGCTTTCCAGAGAAGGCGTCATGTTTTCACCTATGTGGGCGGTGGGCCCGGTTCTGGAATTCATAAGTCCGAGGACGGTGGAAAAACCTGGAATAAAATCAACAAGGGTTTGCCTTCCACCATGCTGGGCAGAATTGGCCTGGCAATTTCCCCTGCCAATCCCGAGTATTTGTATGCGATTGTGGAAGCGGCCCAGGGGAAAGGCGGATTCTATATTTCTACAAATCGCGGAGCATCCTGGGAGAAAAGAAGTGACTACACGACCAGCGGAAATTACTATCAGGAAATTATCGCGGACCCGGTCGACCCAAATCGGGTTTATGCCATGAACAATTGGATGCGCGTTACCAGCGATGGAGGAAAAACCTTTGATTATGTGGGGGAGGATTTCAAGCATATAGACAACCACGTTATTTGGATCAACCCCAACAACAACAAGCACCTGCTATCGGGAAATGATGGAGGGATATACGAATCCTGGGACAGTGGAAAACATTGGTCATTTAAACCGAATTTGCCCGTTACCCAATTTTATAAAGTGGCCGTTGATAATGCAAAACCCTTCTACAATATCTATGGGGGCACCCAGGACAACTTTAGCCTAGGTGGCCCCTCAAGAACGGTGAGTGGTAATGGCCCAAATAATTTTGACTGGTTCATCACCCATGGAGGCGATGGCTTCGAATCACAGGTTGACCCCGAGAATCCAAACATTGTCTATGCCCAATCCCAATATGGCAATTTGGTACGCTATGATAAACTAAGCGGGGAGGAAAAGGGGATTCAGCCCAAGGAAAGGAAGGGGGAAAACAGCTACCGATGGAACTGGGATGCCCCCTTGGCCGTAAGCCACCATAAATCCGGTAGGGTATATTTTGCTGCGAACAAAATGTTCAAAAGCGATGATCAGGGGAACAGTTGGGAAGTCATCAGCGATGACCTTACCCGTAATCTCAATCGTAACCAACTGCCGGTAATGGGTAAAATATGGGGGGTTGATGCCGTGATGAAAAACCAATCCACTTCGCCATATGGTACCATTGTGGCCTTTTCGGAATCGCCAAAAAATGAAAACTTGCTGTATGTAGGTACCGACGATGGTTTGATTCAGATCACAACGGACGGAGGAACAAACTGGCGAAAAGTTGGGACATTTCCTGGAGTTCCCGCCAGGACCTATGTCAATGCGGTATTTGCCTCCAAACATGATGAGAATGTGGTCTACGCTTGTTTCAACAATCATAAAAATGGTGATTTCAAACCCTATGTTTACCTAAGTAGGGACAAGGGGTCCACTTGGACTTCGATAAGCAATAATCTTCCCGAGAGAGGATCCACATACGCAATTGAAGAAGATCATATCGATGGGAATTTGTTGTTTGTCGGCACTGAATTTGGCGTTTTCTTTTCCGATGACCAAGGTGGTGAGTGGAAGCAATTAAAGGGTGGTTTACCCACAATTGCGGTGCGCGATGTTGCCATTCAGGAAGAACACAATGATTTGGTGCTGGGCACCTTTGGAAGGGGTTTTTATGTATTGGATGATTATTCGAGCCTACGGAATGTCCAAAAAAAGCTAAATGACGAAGCCACCCTGTTCGGTGTCCGTGATGCACTTCAATTTGAGATGTCCTACCCTTTGGGCCTACCCGACAAAGCATTTATGGGCGATAACTTTTTCATTGGTGATAACTTGGGTGCCGAAGCCATTTTTACATGGTATATAAAAGAGGATATTAAAACCAAAGCCGATCAACGTAAGGCAGCTTCCAAGGACTTGGTCAAAGAGGGAAAGGATGACCCCTATCCCACTTATGAAGCCTTGAAAAACGAAGCCCAGGAAATAGACCCCCAATTGGTACTTACCGTAAGCGATGGCAAAGGGGATATTGTGCGTAAACTGTTCGCTTCCCCAAAAGCTGGTTTAAAAAGAATGCATTGGGATTTGCGCTACGCATCGCAAGAACCCATCAACTTTGACAAACCCCCATTTTACAATCCGTTCGGAGGTGACAACAAAGGGGCCTTGGTTCCTCCGGGCACCTATACCATTGCACTTTCAAAAATTGTGGACGAAGTGGAAACACCCCTTTCGCAACCTGTTTCGTTTGAGGTGGTCCCTTTAAACAATACGGTACTTCCGGCTACCGATCGGCAAGCGTTGGCCGAATTCCAACAAGAAGTAAACGATTTATCCGGGAAGGTAAGAAGTGTTCGAAATTCACTTTCCGAGCTGTCCAAGGAGTTACGCTATATGAAAGAGGCCATCAAGCGCACGCCGACCTCACATATTGATCTCATGAAAGGATGGAAAGCATTGGATCGGGAGTTATCCGAAATCCGTAAAAAAATCAATGGGGATCGAATTGCCAATCGTTTGGATATGGGGACTCCCCCTTCCGTTGGGAGTAGGGTAGGTTATTTGGTGTATGAACAATCGAACTCCACAGGTACGCCCACCCATACCCATAAAAGCACGTTTGCCATTGCCAAAGAGGAATTTGCACCTGTGTATGAACAAGCCAGGAATTTGGTGAATACCAAATTTGATGCCTTTAGGAAGCGGCTTAAGGATGTTGGAGCACCATACACTCCTGGGAATATCCATTTTTTGGAGTAG